Proteins from a single region of Bos javanicus breed banteng chromosome 7, ARS-OSU_banteng_1.0, whole genome shotgun sequence:
- the PLPPR3 gene encoding phospholipid phosphatase-related protein type 3 isoform X3, translated as MISTKEKNKSPKDSMTLLPCFYFVELPIVASSIVSLYFLELTDLFKPAKVGFQCYDRTLSMPYVETSEELIPLLMLLSLAFAAPAASSRLWGRSGGPGGPEGSIHAGGCNFNSFLRRTVRFVGVHVFGLCATALVTDVIQLATGYHAPFFLTVCKPNYTLLGTSCEANPYITQDICSGHDTHAILSARKTFPSQHATLSAFAAVYVSMYFNSVISDTTKLLKPILVFSFAIAAGVCGLTQITQYRSHPVDVYAGFLIGAGIAAYLACHAVGNFQAPPAERPVAVVPTKDALRALTQRGHDSVYQQNKSVSTDELGPPSRLEGVPRPVARDKTSLGSLKRASVDVDLLAPRSPMGKENMVTFSHTLPRVSTPSLDDPARRHMTIHVPLDASRSKQLISEWKQKSLEGRGLGLPDEGSPAHLRAPAEPMAEEEEEEEEEEEEEEEEGEEGGPAPPSLYPTVQARPGLGPRVILPPRPGPQPLVHIPEEGAQAAAGLSPNSSAAVRAKWLMMAEKSGAAVATASAQPRMANPPRLLQVIAMSKAPGAPGPKAAETASSSSASSDSSQYRSPSDRDSASIVTIDAHAPHHPVVHLSAGNGPWEWKAAGVGAKVVEGEGGYELGDLARSFRGGAKPPGISPGSSVSDVDQEEPRFGAVATVNLATGEGLPPLGAVDGVLGPGSRESTLRRKAGPALGDREAAEAEAESYYRKMQASRRFKD; from the exons AGCTGACCGACCTCTTCAAGCCAGCTAAGGTGGGCTTCCAGTGCTATGACCGCACGCTGTCCATGCCCTACGTGGAAACAAGTGAAGAGCTCATCCCACTGCTCATGCTCCTCAGCTTGGCCTTTGCTGCACCTGCAGCCTCG TCCCGGCTGTGGGGCCGCAGCGGGGGCCCAGGTGGGCCCGAGGGCAGCATCCATGCCGGCGGCTGCAACTTCAACTCCTTCCTTCGGCGGACGGTGCGCTTTGTAG GTGTCCACGTATTTGGCCTGTGTGCCACGGCCCTGGTGACTGACGTGATCCAGCTGGCCACGGGCTACCACGCACCCTTCTTCCTGACTGTCTGCAAACCCAACTACACCCTGTTGGGCACATCGTGTGAGGCCAATCCCTACATCACACAGGATATATGCTCTGGCCACGACACCCATGCCATCCTGTCTGCCCG GAAGACGTTTCCGTCCCAGCATGCCACTCTGTCTGCCTTTGCTGCTGTCTACGTGTCG ATGTACTTCAACTCGGTCATCTCGGACACCACCAAGCTGCTGAAGCCCATCCTGGTGTTCTCCTTCGCCATTGCAGCGGGCGTCTGCGGCCTCACCCAGATCACGCAGTACCGCAGCCACCCGGTGGACGTCTACGCAGGCTTCCTCATTGGGGCTGGCATAGCGGCCTACCTG GCCTGCCATGCAGTGGGCAACTTCCAGGCCCCACCAGCAGAGAGACCAGTGGCCGTGGTGCCAACTAAGGACGCGCTAAGGGCTCTGACCCAGCGGGGCCATGACTCGGTGTACCAGCAGAACAAGTCCGTGAGCACCGATGAGCTAGGTCCACCCAGCCGGTTGGAGGGTGTGCCCCGGCCCGTGGCCCGCGACAAGACCTCGCTGGGCAGCCTAAAGCGGGCCAGTGTGGATGTGGACCTGCTGGCCCCGCGCAGCCCCATGGGCAAGGAGAACATGGTGACCTTCAGCCACACACTGCCCCGTGTCAGCACGCCCTCGCTAGACGACCCCGCCCGCCGCCACATGACCATCCATGTTCCACTGGACGCCTCCCGCTCCAAGCAGCTCATTAGTGAATGGAAGCAGAAGTCACTGGAGGGCCGAGGCCTGGGGCTACCGGATGAGGGCAGCCCTGCACACCTGCGGGCACCCGCAGAGCCCATggctgaggaggaagaggaggaggaggaggaagaagaggaggaggaggaggagggggaggaagggggacCAGCACCTCCCTCACTGTACCCCACAGTCCAGGCTCGGCCAGGGCTCGGGCCACGCGTTATCCTGCCACCTCGGCCTGGACCGCAACCTCTGGTTCATATCCCTGAGGAGGGGGCCCAGGCAGCAGCTGGCCTGTCCCCCAACAGCAGCGCAGCTGTGCGGGCCAAGTGGCTCATGATGGCTGAGAAGAGTGGAGCGGCAGTGGCCACAGCCTCGGCCCAGCCCCGCATGGCCAACCCGCCCCGGCTGCTGCAGGTCATTGCCATGTCCAAAGCTCCAGGTGCACCCGGCCCCAAGGCAGCCGAGACGGCTTCCTCATCTAGTGCCAGCTCTGACTCCTCCCAGTACAGGTCACCGTCTGACCGCGATTCTGCCAGCATCGTCACCATTGATGCACACGCACCCCACCACCCTGTGGTCCACCTGTCTGCGGGTAATGGGCCCTGGGAGTGGAAGGCGGCGGGAGTCGGGGCCAAGGTcgtggagggagagggtggctaTGAGCTCGGGGACCTGGCCCGCAGCTTCCGCGGTGGGGCCAAGCCCCCAGGCATCTCCCCAGGCTCATCAGTCAGTGACGTGGACCAGGAGGAGCCACGGTTTGGGGCCGTGGCCACTGTCAACCTGGCCACGGGTGAGGGGCTGCCCCCACTGGGCGCAGTCGATGGTGTGCTGGGACCAGGCAGCCGGGAGTCGACGCTGCGTCGAAAAGCAGGCCCAGCGCTTGGTGATCGGGAAGCAGCGGAAGCCGAGGCCGAGAGCTACTACCGGAAGATGCAGGCTTCGCGCAGGTTCAAGGActga
- the PLPPR3 gene encoding phospholipid phosphatase-related protein type 3 isoform X1 codes for MISTKEKNKSPKDSMTLLPCFYFVELPIVASSIVSLYFLELTDLFKPAKVGFQCYDRTLSMPYVETSEELIPLLMLLSLAFAAPAASIMVGEGMLYCLQSRLWGRSGGPGGPEGSIHAGGCNFNSFLRRTVRFVGVHVFGLCATALVTDVIQLATGYHAPFFLTVCKPNYTLLGTSCEANPYITQDICSGHDTHAILSARKTFPSQHATLSAFAAVYVSVSAAPHPRCPTGTNCPDHPPVPRQMYFNSVISDTTKLLKPILVFSFAIAAGVCGLTQITQYRSHPVDVYAGFLIGAGIAAYLACHAVGNFQAPPAERPVAVVPTKDALRALTQRGHDSVYQQNKSVSTDELGPPSRLEGVPRPVARDKTSLGSLKRASVDVDLLAPRSPMGKENMVTFSHTLPRVSTPSLDDPARRHMTIHVPLDASRSKQLISEWKQKSLEGRGLGLPDEGSPAHLRAPAEPMAEEEEEEEEEEEEEEEEGEEGGPAPPSLYPTVQARPGLGPRVILPPRPGPQPLVHIPEEGAQAAAGLSPNSSAAVRAKWLMMAEKSGAAVATASAQPRMANPPRLLQVIAMSKAPGAPGPKAAETASSSSASSDSSQYRSPSDRDSASIVTIDAHAPHHPVVHLSAGNGPWEWKAAGVGAKVVEGEGGYELGDLARSFRGGAKPPGISPGSSVSDVDQEEPRFGAVATVNLATGEGLPPLGAVDGVLGPGSRESTLRRKAGPALGDREAAEAEAESYYRKMQASRRFKD; via the exons AGCTGACCGACCTCTTCAAGCCAGCTAAGGTGGGCTTCCAGTGCTATGACCGCACGCTGTCCATGCCCTACGTGGAAACAAGTGAAGAGCTCATCCCACTGCTCATGCTCCTCAGCTTGGCCTTTGCTGCACCTGCAGCCTCG ATCATGGTGGGTGAGGGCATGCTGTACTGTCTACAGTCCCGGCTGTGGGGCCGCAGCGGGGGCCCAGGTGGGCCCGAGGGCAGCATCCATGCCGGCGGCTGCAACTTCAACTCCTTCCTTCGGCGGACGGTGCGCTTTGTAG GTGTCCACGTATTTGGCCTGTGTGCCACGGCCCTGGTGACTGACGTGATCCAGCTGGCCACGGGCTACCACGCACCCTTCTTCCTGACTGTCTGCAAACCCAACTACACCCTGTTGGGCACATCGTGTGAGGCCAATCCCTACATCACACAGGATATATGCTCTGGCCACGACACCCATGCCATCCTGTCTGCCCG GAAGACGTTTCCGTCCCAGCATGCCACTCTGTCTGCCTTTGCTGCTGTCTACGTGTCGGTGAGTGCTGCCCCACACCCCAGATGCCCCACAGGGACCAACTGCCCTGACCACCCACCTGTCCCCCGGCAGATGTACTTCAACTCGGTCATCTCGGACACCACCAAGCTGCTGAAGCCCATCCTGGTGTTCTCCTTCGCCATTGCAGCGGGCGTCTGCGGCCTCACCCAGATCACGCAGTACCGCAGCCACCCGGTGGACGTCTACGCAGGCTTCCTCATTGGGGCTGGCATAGCGGCCTACCTG GCCTGCCATGCAGTGGGCAACTTCCAGGCCCCACCAGCAGAGAGACCAGTGGCCGTGGTGCCAACTAAGGACGCGCTAAGGGCTCTGACCCAGCGGGGCCATGACTCGGTGTACCAGCAGAACAAGTCCGTGAGCACCGATGAGCTAGGTCCACCCAGCCGGTTGGAGGGTGTGCCCCGGCCCGTGGCCCGCGACAAGACCTCGCTGGGCAGCCTAAAGCGGGCCAGTGTGGATGTGGACCTGCTGGCCCCGCGCAGCCCCATGGGCAAGGAGAACATGGTGACCTTCAGCCACACACTGCCCCGTGTCAGCACGCCCTCGCTAGACGACCCCGCCCGCCGCCACATGACCATCCATGTTCCACTGGACGCCTCCCGCTCCAAGCAGCTCATTAGTGAATGGAAGCAGAAGTCACTGGAGGGCCGAGGCCTGGGGCTACCGGATGAGGGCAGCCCTGCACACCTGCGGGCACCCGCAGAGCCCATggctgaggaggaagaggaggaggaggaggaagaagaggaggaggaggaggagggggaggaagggggacCAGCACCTCCCTCACTGTACCCCACAGTCCAGGCTCGGCCAGGGCTCGGGCCACGCGTTATCCTGCCACCTCGGCCTGGACCGCAACCTCTGGTTCATATCCCTGAGGAGGGGGCCCAGGCAGCAGCTGGCCTGTCCCCCAACAGCAGCGCAGCTGTGCGGGCCAAGTGGCTCATGATGGCTGAGAAGAGTGGAGCGGCAGTGGCCACAGCCTCGGCCCAGCCCCGCATGGCCAACCCGCCCCGGCTGCTGCAGGTCATTGCCATGTCCAAAGCTCCAGGTGCACCCGGCCCCAAGGCAGCCGAGACGGCTTCCTCATCTAGTGCCAGCTCTGACTCCTCCCAGTACAGGTCACCGTCTGACCGCGATTCTGCCAGCATCGTCACCATTGATGCACACGCACCCCACCACCCTGTGGTCCACCTGTCTGCGGGTAATGGGCCCTGGGAGTGGAAGGCGGCGGGAGTCGGGGCCAAGGTcgtggagggagagggtggctaTGAGCTCGGGGACCTGGCCCGCAGCTTCCGCGGTGGGGCCAAGCCCCCAGGCATCTCCCCAGGCTCATCAGTCAGTGACGTGGACCAGGAGGAGCCACGGTTTGGGGCCGTGGCCACTGTCAACCTGGCCACGGGTGAGGGGCTGCCCCCACTGGGCGCAGTCGATGGTGTGCTGGGACCAGGCAGCCGGGAGTCGACGCTGCGTCGAAAAGCAGGCCCAGCGCTTGGTGATCGGGAAGCAGCGGAAGCCGAGGCCGAGAGCTACTACCGGAAGATGCAGGCTTCGCGCAGGTTCAAGGActga
- the PLPPR3 gene encoding phospholipid phosphatase-related protein type 3 isoform X2, with translation MISTKEKNKSPKDSMTLLPCFYFVELPIVASSIVSLYFLELTDLFKPAKVGFQCYDRTLSMPYVETSEELIPLLMLLSLAFAAPAASIMVGEGMLYCLQSRLWGRSGGPGGPEGSIHAGGCNFNSFLRRTVRFVGVHVFGLCATALVTDVIQLATGYHAPFFLTVCKPNYTLLGTSCEANPYITQDICSGHDTHAILSARKTFPSQHATLSAFAAVYVSMYFNSVISDTTKLLKPILVFSFAIAAGVCGLTQITQYRSHPVDVYAGFLIGAGIAAYLACHAVGNFQAPPAERPVAVVPTKDALRALTQRGHDSVYQQNKSVSTDELGPPSRLEGVPRPVARDKTSLGSLKRASVDVDLLAPRSPMGKENMVTFSHTLPRVSTPSLDDPARRHMTIHVPLDASRSKQLISEWKQKSLEGRGLGLPDEGSPAHLRAPAEPMAEEEEEEEEEEEEEEEEGEEGGPAPPSLYPTVQARPGLGPRVILPPRPGPQPLVHIPEEGAQAAAGLSPNSSAAVRAKWLMMAEKSGAAVATASAQPRMANPPRLLQVIAMSKAPGAPGPKAAETASSSSASSDSSQYRSPSDRDSASIVTIDAHAPHHPVVHLSAGNGPWEWKAAGVGAKVVEGEGGYELGDLARSFRGGAKPPGISPGSSVSDVDQEEPRFGAVATVNLATGEGLPPLGAVDGVLGPGSRESTLRRKAGPALGDREAAEAEAESYYRKMQASRRFKD, from the exons AGCTGACCGACCTCTTCAAGCCAGCTAAGGTGGGCTTCCAGTGCTATGACCGCACGCTGTCCATGCCCTACGTGGAAACAAGTGAAGAGCTCATCCCACTGCTCATGCTCCTCAGCTTGGCCTTTGCTGCACCTGCAGCCTCG ATCATGGTGGGTGAGGGCATGCTGTACTGTCTACAGTCCCGGCTGTGGGGCCGCAGCGGGGGCCCAGGTGGGCCCGAGGGCAGCATCCATGCCGGCGGCTGCAACTTCAACTCCTTCCTTCGGCGGACGGTGCGCTTTGTAG GTGTCCACGTATTTGGCCTGTGTGCCACGGCCCTGGTGACTGACGTGATCCAGCTGGCCACGGGCTACCACGCACCCTTCTTCCTGACTGTCTGCAAACCCAACTACACCCTGTTGGGCACATCGTGTGAGGCCAATCCCTACATCACACAGGATATATGCTCTGGCCACGACACCCATGCCATCCTGTCTGCCCG GAAGACGTTTCCGTCCCAGCATGCCACTCTGTCTGCCTTTGCTGCTGTCTACGTGTCG ATGTACTTCAACTCGGTCATCTCGGACACCACCAAGCTGCTGAAGCCCATCCTGGTGTTCTCCTTCGCCATTGCAGCGGGCGTCTGCGGCCTCACCCAGATCACGCAGTACCGCAGCCACCCGGTGGACGTCTACGCAGGCTTCCTCATTGGGGCTGGCATAGCGGCCTACCTG GCCTGCCATGCAGTGGGCAACTTCCAGGCCCCACCAGCAGAGAGACCAGTGGCCGTGGTGCCAACTAAGGACGCGCTAAGGGCTCTGACCCAGCGGGGCCATGACTCGGTGTACCAGCAGAACAAGTCCGTGAGCACCGATGAGCTAGGTCCACCCAGCCGGTTGGAGGGTGTGCCCCGGCCCGTGGCCCGCGACAAGACCTCGCTGGGCAGCCTAAAGCGGGCCAGTGTGGATGTGGACCTGCTGGCCCCGCGCAGCCCCATGGGCAAGGAGAACATGGTGACCTTCAGCCACACACTGCCCCGTGTCAGCACGCCCTCGCTAGACGACCCCGCCCGCCGCCACATGACCATCCATGTTCCACTGGACGCCTCCCGCTCCAAGCAGCTCATTAGTGAATGGAAGCAGAAGTCACTGGAGGGCCGAGGCCTGGGGCTACCGGATGAGGGCAGCCCTGCACACCTGCGGGCACCCGCAGAGCCCATggctgaggaggaagaggaggaggaggaggaagaagaggaggaggaggaggagggggaggaagggggacCAGCACCTCCCTCACTGTACCCCACAGTCCAGGCTCGGCCAGGGCTCGGGCCACGCGTTATCCTGCCACCTCGGCCTGGACCGCAACCTCTGGTTCATATCCCTGAGGAGGGGGCCCAGGCAGCAGCTGGCCTGTCCCCCAACAGCAGCGCAGCTGTGCGGGCCAAGTGGCTCATGATGGCTGAGAAGAGTGGAGCGGCAGTGGCCACAGCCTCGGCCCAGCCCCGCATGGCCAACCCGCCCCGGCTGCTGCAGGTCATTGCCATGTCCAAAGCTCCAGGTGCACCCGGCCCCAAGGCAGCCGAGACGGCTTCCTCATCTAGTGCCAGCTCTGACTCCTCCCAGTACAGGTCACCGTCTGACCGCGATTCTGCCAGCATCGTCACCATTGATGCACACGCACCCCACCACCCTGTGGTCCACCTGTCTGCGGGTAATGGGCCCTGGGAGTGGAAGGCGGCGGGAGTCGGGGCCAAGGTcgtggagggagagggtggctaTGAGCTCGGGGACCTGGCCCGCAGCTTCCGCGGTGGGGCCAAGCCCCCAGGCATCTCCCCAGGCTCATCAGTCAGTGACGTGGACCAGGAGGAGCCACGGTTTGGGGCCGTGGCCACTGTCAACCTGGCCACGGGTGAGGGGCTGCCCCCACTGGGCGCAGTCGATGGTGTGCTGGGACCAGGCAGCCGGGAGTCGACGCTGCGTCGAAAAGCAGGCCCAGCGCTTGGTGATCGGGAAGCAGCGGAAGCCGAGGCCGAGAGCTACTACCGGAAGATGCAGGCTTCGCGCAGGTTCAAGGActga